The following DNA comes from Nitrososphaerales archaeon.
TCAAGAGCTATGTACCTTCGAGAGATCGATTCTTCTATAGAGTATGTGGAGAGTGAATATATCCCCGGTAGATCGATTATATCTATCGTGTAGCCTTTAAAGTGTAGCGTCCCTTCAGCCTTTTCGACGGTCTTCCCGGGCCAATTGCCTATATGCTGATGCAACCCAGTCATATAGTTGAAGATGACGGATTTTCCAACATTCGCATTCCCGGCTAGGGCTATCAGCAACCTCTTTTTACCCATTTTCTACCACTTCTACAAAGACTCTCTCTGCAACATCTCTACCAAGGATGATTCGAGAACTTCTTACAAGAACCTCTAAAGGGCCATGGAAAGGTGCCGACTTTACAACGGTTACTTTTGTACCAGGGATGAAGCCCATATCCATGAGCCTCTTTCTATACCCTTGACCCTTCGCCCTACCATACCCTACCTTTATAGAAGTTACGATCCCGACTTGACCATCCTTCAACGCAGTCAAAGGTACTTCATTCTTCTTCGCAGCACTCCCTTCCATGTGAATCACCGATCTATCTGGCAAACTCTGATTTTAGTACAAATTTCGATATGATCGGCAAGGATGAATTTACAGGTAACGAATATTGAGAGGGTCTTTTAAGATCGATCGGTACAAACCCCTCACATTCACATCGAAGGTTATACAATCTTGATCTTCACCTATATCCATCTTATTCGATCATAATATCGCTAGAAGTATCCTCTAATGCAATTTTAGGTATTCGATACATTTATAGGTTATCCTAAATAAATTAGGAATTTTTTAAAATCCTAATTTATTCATCGATTACTTCATCGCGCTCTTTGAATAAATCGTCCACTTCTCCATAATCTCTAAACCGCTCTGCTCCGATAAAAATTCCACAAATTTGGTAAATTGTTCGATGGTCTTTGGATGTAATCTATGCTCTAATTCATGTGCATCCTTCTCGGCAATTCCCTTTGGAATGAATAACATTTCTAAGAGTTTGATGAATGTATCGTGCCTCGTTTTAACAGATTTTGCAATTCTTTTACCCTCGTCGGTCAAGGTTAGTGCACCATACCTTTCATAATTGACGAGCCCCATTCTATTCAATCTATTGACCATTTCTGTTGCAGAGGATGGCTTGACGTTGAGCCGGTTGGATAGGTCTTTAATCCTTGCATAACCCTTCTCCTCTACAACATCGTAGATAGCCTTCAGATAATCCTCCATCCTCCTACTGATTCTATCTAGAGAAGACATCCTTCAATCTGAGTATATCTATAGGGTGTATATAACGGTAATCCAAACCTTATGGAGAGTGTTCAAGGATGTATAATGTTAGAAACTTCAAAGGTTAATGAATATTAACCCTTCTACCCGAATAATCTCTCGAATACACACCCAATTCATCCTGCATAATTCTCAATTGGTGTGTGTTAAATACTGGCCCATCTTTACAGACCAAGTATCTATCTATACAACAGCTACCACATATCCCGAAACCACACCTCATGACCCTTTCGAGGCTCGCTTGTATAGCTACTCCACGCTCTTCTGATGCTTTAAATATTGCTTTCATCATCAATTCGGGCCCACATGTGTACACCATATCGAAATCCTCCGTTTTGATGAGCTTTTCTGCAACCTCCGATGCAAACCCTCTATACCCTTTACTACCATCATCGGTCGTAACTATGATCCTTCCTTTACCCTTCAAAATATCTTGAAATTTATCGATGAAGAGAAGTTGATTGGAGGTCCTTGCCCCTACGATAACTGTGATATGTGTATAGTAACTTATGTATTTATAACAGAGTAGTGAGAGGGGCGCAAGGCCTGTGCCTCCACCGACGATCAATACTTTACCATTTGTAGGTTGAAAGGGTGTACCATAGGGCCCCCTTACGCCTATCTTATCTCCAGGCTTAACGTTGTAGAGCGCATTTGTGCCGGGGCCTATGGGCTTTACAGTTATGGCTGAATTCCCCTTTTTACTTGGTAAAGATAGACTTATTGGGAGCTCTTTTACACCCGGGATCCAGACCATGATGAATTGACCTGGTAACGCTTCACTACATTTCTCATCATCGAAGTAGATAGTCCTAACTATTGGTGATTCATCCTCTACAGCCTTTACCGAGACGATTCTAGGTCTATCGATAGGTTTATCAGCCTGGTATCTGAACATCTATATCTAATGCGTTAAGTTACAAACCTCTTAAAAGTTTTTACCAAAAGTATTATCTACGCTTTCTAAAATTCTCTCCTTATCACAGACCTCTAATTTTTTCTTTACTCCATAACACTATTAAAAATTGAATTTTAAATTATGAAAAAGCTGGTATAATTAGCTAAGAATCTAAAATTTGTGAGATAAACCTACGATTTCTTTTACACTGTGATGGCCTTTCCTTTTCAAATACTCAGAGATCCCATACAAAATCTCATTGAACACATTCAACCCTTTATACGCTATAGCGGTACCGATCTGTACGGCGGAAGCACCCGCCAACATAAATTCTATAGCATCTTCCCAATGGTTGATTCCACCACAACCGATCACAGGGATCTTTACATTACGTGAGATATCATATACATACCGTACTGCTACAGGTTTTATCGCGGGGCCAGATAGGCCGCCCACTCTATTCGATAGTATCGGCCTACCTGTCTCTATATCGATCACCATGGCCCTTAACGTATTGATCGCTACGATACCATCTGCACCACCATCTTCAGCAGCACGGGCGATCTCTATATGATCGGTAACATTCGGTGAAATCTTCACGAATATGGGTTTTTTACTGCACCTCTTTACTTCTTTCGTAATCTTATATACCATATTGGGATCCGATCCAATCTCTGCACCTACACCACTAACATGAGGGCACGATAAGTTGAGTTCGAAGCCCTTTACATCGGTCTTATCCAATTTTGATACGAGCTCGAAGAACTCCATCTCAGATTTACCGAATATGCTTACGATGATCGGCATATCACTTATATCGGACTTTTGAAGCTCCTCCAAAAACTCATCGATACCGGGGTTTGATAATCCGACCGCATTCACATAGCCACATGAAACCTCTACGATATTTGGAGTCTCATAACCTTTCCTCTGCCCGACACCGATCGATTTTGTTACAACACCTCCCGCACCCGCTTCCAAGACCCTTCTCAATAGAGGTATACTAACCCCCAAGATCCCTGCTGCCAACATCGTGGGGTTCTTCATCTTAAATCCAGAGATCTCTACAGATAGATCGGGTATGCTCGACATGATCAATAGACATTTTAATACGAACCGTTTAAAATTTTTGGGTATAGTGATTTGAAAGCCTTTTTAATTTTATGTGAAGGAGGGATCATCGTAACGGATGATGATCTTAATATCGTGTTTGCAAAAAGGTATGCAGATGAACCATTCAAAACCTTTAATCGGATTCAGAATGGAGAATTTACACCAGAGATCGATGAGGTATTATCGAAGGCGGTAGAGAAAGGGTTCGATGAGTTCGTTGTGATGGGAGAGCGATTAAGAGATAGTTTGGTTGAGAAGGGCTTTAAAGCAGAAACATTTACCGCAAATGAATTGGGCCGAATATGGTTAAATAGGGTTGAACTTATGGTCCGGTCTGGTCTAGCCTCACAAGAGGAATCTCTAAGTATAATTAGAGATTTTGCGATAGAGCGTTCTGAGGCAAAGTTAAGAGAGTTATCATCGAAGCTCGATCTTCAACTCGTCGAGTCTATTCAGGCCCTTGATGAAGTAGATAAATCGATCAATCTTTTAGCTACAAGGGTGAAGGAATGGTACGGACTTCACTTTCCAGAGTTGGCTTCTATTATTAGCGATCTTAAAACCTACTGCAGATTTGTAGTTAAGTATGGAAGGAGGGATCGATTGAATAGAGAGGGATTGATCGAAGACGATCTTCCGGAGAAGAAGGTAAATGCCATATTGAATGCAGCCCTACGTTCGAAAGGTGGAGAATTGCGTGATGAGGATTTAAAAGGGTTGATGAAGTTGAGCGAGGAGATACTTCATCTCTTCGACCTTAAAGAGTATTTGATGAAGCATGTAATCGAAACGATCGAGCAGGTGGCACCGAATGTTGCGATGGTCGCTGGACCAACGGTCGGTGCAAGGTTGATCGCTAAAGCGGGCAGTTTGGAAAAGTTGGCACAGCTACCGTCGAGCACTATACAGATCTTAGGCGCAGAGAAGGCCCTATTCAGGGCTTTAAGGACAAAATCGAAACCTCCAAAGCATGGTATAATCTTTCAACATCCAGCAGTCCATTCAGCACCGAAATGGCAGAGGGGTAAGATTGCGCGTTCTATTGCGAATAAAATCGCGATAGCGGCAAGGATCGATCTGTATAGAGGAGGGAAGGAGAAGTGGTTGGAGGATGATCTAAAGAAGAGGTTGGAAGAGATTAAAGTAAAATATAGTGAACCTCCGACCATCGATAGGAAGAAGCTAAAAGAGGTGAAGAAGCGTGGTAAAGGAAGTTAATAGATTAAGAAAAGTGAAGGTCGATGGAGAAGAACGTTTGGCAACTTTAAACCTGGCTGAAGGTATTCAAGTGTACAATGAGCGATTGATAAAATTGAATGGTCTAGAGTATAGAGTTTGGGATCCATTTCGAAGCAAATTGGCTGCAGCACTGTTGAAAGGTTTGAAAGAAAACCCGATCGATGAAGGTATCAAGCTCTTATATTTAGGAGTATCTACGGGGACTACGGCGAGCCACATTTCGGATATCATAGGGGAGAAAGGGATTTTATTCGGTGTAGAATTCGCTCCAAGAGTAGCTAGAGAGTTCATCGATAGAGTTGTAAAGTATAGAAGGAATGTTATCCCGATCATCGAGGATGCAAGGAGGCCAGATAGATACTTCTCGATATTCGGGAAGGTCGATGTGGTCTACTGTGACCTTGCACAACCAGATCAGACCGATATAGCGATTTTAAACTGTAAAAGGTATTTGAAGAATGGTGGCCATCTGTTATTGGTTGTAAAGTCGAGGAGTATCGATGTAACAAAGCAACCAAAGGAAATCTTCAAGGGTGAGGCTGAGAAGCTTGAGAATGAAGGTTTCAGAGTGAACCAGATAATCAATCTTGATCCCTTCGATAAAGATCATGCCTTAATAGATGCGATCATGGAGTGATCAAATGATATGTGTTGTAAATAAATTCCATAATCTAACCTATTAGAATTGAAGAATTTAATCAAAATATATATAAATGAAAATCCATAATTTTGGTGGTAAAAATTGATAATCGATTCGAATATCGCGACTCTCGCATCCTTGGAACCTACAGCCCTTGAGCTTTTAAAGGAACCTGAGGTTGTGATCAAGGTCAAGTTCCATGTAAACCTACCGAGTAAAGGTCCGATGGGTATCGATGCCTACCTCGTCTACCATTGTACTGTAAGAGGGCCGCCATCGAAGGGTGGGTTAAGGTTCAGTGCCAACGTCGACCTTGAAGATGTAATTCAACTCGCAGAGATCATGAGTTACAAATGTGCCCTCATGGAATTACCCTTTGGTGGTGCTAAAGCGGGGATCAGGGCGGATTACAATCTCCCTCAACTGGAGAAGAATATGATCGTGCGTGAATTTGTCCATAAAGTTAGAAATGAATTTATTTCTGGTGCCTACGTTGCAGGCCCAGATCTGGGTACATCCCCTAAAGAAATGGCGACGATATTTGGCGAAACTCATATTAGGGAGTCTGTGACCGGTAAGCCGATCGGTATAGGTGGGATACCGGGCCGTTTACAGGCGACTGGTTATGGTGTGGCGAAGATCGCTGGAAGGGCGGCAGAGGAGATTTTGAATAAAGATATAAATGATGTGACTGTTGCGATACAAGGCTTTGGTAACGTCGGCTTTTGGACCTTTAAGAACCTTTACGAAATGGGTGCAAAGATCGTAGCCGTTTCAGATGTTCAAGGCGGTACATACGATCCTAATGGGTTGAATTTAGACCCACTCGTAGAGTACAATTCCCAGAAAAAGACGGTTCGAGGGTTCAATGGTTCATCGATAAGTAATGAGGAGCTCCTCTCTCTAGATGTAGATATTCTAATCCCCGCCGCAGTTGAGAATGTTATAACGGAGCGTAACGTATCTTCGGTAAGGGCCAGGTTGATCATCGAAGGTGCCAACGCTCCACTCTCCAAGGAGGCCCATAACATCCTTTACAATAGGAAAGTACCCGTTATTCCAGATATACTTGCGAACGCGGGCGGTGTCGTTGCGAGTTATGAGGAATGGAGGACGAGCAAAGCCGGTCTATTGATCTCGGAGAAGGAAACGCTCGATGATGTCGAAAGGACATTGATAAAAGCCTTTGAGGATGTTTTATCATTCGCAGATACTCATAAAACCTCTCTCAGGAATGCCGCTTACGCTTTGGCTGCGA
Coding sequences within:
- a CDS encoding ferrous iron transport protein A; this encodes MEGSAAKKNEVPLTALKDGQVGIVTSIKVGYGRAKGQGYRKRLMDMGFIPGTKVTVVKSAPFHGPLEVLVRSSRIILGRDVAERVFVEVVENG
- a CDS encoding metal-dependent transcriptional regulator — encoded protein: MSSLDRISRRMEDYLKAIYDVVEEKGYARIKDLSNRLNVKPSSATEMVNRLNRMGLVNYERYGALTLTDEGKRIAKSVKTRHDTFIKLLEMLFIPKGIAEKDAHELEHRLHPKTIEQFTKFVEFLSEQSGLEIMEKWTIYSKSAMK
- a CDS encoding dihydroorotate dehydrogenase electron transfer subunit, whose product is MFRYQADKPIDRPRIVSVKAVEDESPIVRTIYFDDEKCSEALPGQFIMVWIPGVKELPISLSLPSKKGNSAITVKPIGPGTNALYNVKPGDKIGVRGPYGTPFQPTNGKVLIVGGGTGLAPLSLLCYKYISYYTHITVIVGARTSNQLLFIDKFQDILKGKGRIIVTTDDGSKGYRGFASEVAEKLIKTEDFDMVYTCGPELMMKAIFKASEERGVAIQASLERVMRCGFGICGSCCIDRYLVCKDGPVFNTHQLRIMQDELGVYSRDYSGRRVNIH
- a CDS encoding dihydroorotate dehydrogenase, which encodes MSSIPDLSVEISGFKMKNPTMLAAGILGVSIPLLRRVLEAGAGGVVTKSIGVGQRKGYETPNIVEVSCGYVNAVGLSNPGIDEFLEELQKSDISDMPIIVSIFGKSEMEFFELVSKLDKTDVKGFELNLSCPHVSGVGAEIGSDPNMVYKITKEVKRCSKKPIFVKISPNVTDHIEIARAAEDGGADGIVAINTLRAMVIDIETGRPILSNRVGGLSGPAIKPVAVRYVYDISRNVKIPVIGCGGINHWEDAIEFMLAGASAVQIGTAIAYKGLNVFNEILYGISEYLKRKGHHSVKEIVGLSHKF
- a CDS encoding fibrillarin-like rRNA/tRNA 2'-O-methyltransferase, which encodes MVKEVNRLRKVKVDGEERLATLNLAEGIQVYNERLIKLNGLEYRVWDPFRSKLAAALLKGLKENPIDEGIKLLYLGVSTGTTASHISDIIGEKGILFGVEFAPRVAREFIDRVVKYRRNVIPIIEDARRPDRYFSIFGKVDVVYCDLAQPDQTDIAILNCKRYLKNGGHLLLVVKSRSIDVTKQPKEIFKGEAEKLENEGFRVNQIINLDPFDKDHALIDAIME
- a CDS encoding Glu/Leu/Phe/Val dehydrogenase — translated: MIIDSNIATLASLEPTALELLKEPEVVIKVKFHVNLPSKGPMGIDAYLVYHCTVRGPPSKGGLRFSANVDLEDVIQLAEIMSYKCALMELPFGGAKAGIRADYNLPQLEKNMIVREFVHKVRNEFISGAYVAGPDLGTSPKEMATIFGETHIRESVTGKPIGIGGIPGRLQATGYGVAKIAGRAAEEILNKDINDVTVAIQGFGNVGFWTFKNLYEMGAKIVAVSDVQGGTYDPNGLNLDPLVEYNSQKKTVRGFNGSSISNEELLSLDVDILIPAAVENVITERNVSSVRARLIIEGANAPLSKEAHNILYNRKVPVIPDILANAGGVVASYEEWRTSKAGLLISEKETLDDVERTLIKAFEDVLSFADTHKTSLRNAAYALAARRIADTMIARGWI